One window of the Sebaldella sp. S0638 genome contains the following:
- a CDS encoding MarR family winged helix-turn-helix transcriptional regulator encodes MKSSKFADGDQSVGLVFWRVSVLWQRKVKESLNQLGITHTQFVILATVQELSENSIIATQKEISDFSSVDVMTVSSVLRLLEKNGYLERKPHPKDTRANIIIITPKGVETIHTAIPLVENIDENFFFENDEENQHFLELLSELKKNNEKF; translated from the coding sequence ATGAAATCATCTAAATTTGCCGATGGTGACCAGAGTGTTGGTCTTGTCTTTTGGAGAGTTTCTGTTTTATGGCAGAGAAAGGTCAAAGAATCACTGAATCAACTGGGAATTACACATACACAGTTTGTCATTCTTGCCACTGTACAGGAATTAAGCGAAAACAGCATTATTGCCACACAAAAGGAAATCTCAGATTTTTCATCTGTAGATGTAATGACTGTTTCAAGTGTATTAAGACTTCTTGAAAAGAACGGATATCTTGAGAGAAAGCCGCACCCTAAAGATACCAGAGCTAATATAATTATAATTACGCCAAAAGGAGTAGAAACTATACATACTGCTATTCCTTTAGTGGAAAATATTGATGAAAATTTCTTTTTTGAAAATGATGAAGAAAACCAACATTTTCTCGAACTTCTTAGTGAATTGAAAAAAAATAACGAAAAATTTTAA
- a CDS encoding aldose 1-epimerase family protein, which yields MEYKIKKGNIELGVLGKGAELVSLKKDGTEFIWERDSKFWGKSSPILFPFVGSLKDGKYKYNGKEYSMETRHGFARDNDFELVEKGEDFLKFLLKSNDTTLKIYPFNFELYLTYKIENEKVDMIYEVVNLDKDEMYFSIGAHPAFATPVSDEIKLSDYYLELNEKETAEIYQNEGALLIREKKEYLKNESIINLGEHVFDDDAIIFRGLDSNEVTIKCKKSSRELKVEYDKFPYIAFWSVPNAPFVCIEPWYGQSDFADASGELTEKEGIEKVKDRFTAKLSISMKV from the coding sequence ATGGAATATAAAATTAAAAAAGGAAATATTGAACTTGGAGTTTTGGGAAAAGGTGCAGAATTAGTAAGTCTTAAGAAAGACGGTACAGAATTTATATGGGAAAGAGATTCAAAATTCTGGGGAAAATCATCACCGATATTGTTTCCTTTTGTAGGATCATTAAAAGACGGAAAGTATAAATATAACGGGAAAGAATATTCAATGGAAACAAGACACGGATTCGCAAGAGACAATGATTTTGAACTTGTGGAAAAAGGTGAGGATTTTCTGAAATTTCTTTTGAAATCAAATGATACTACTCTAAAAATTTATCCTTTTAATTTTGAATTATATCTGACATACAAAATAGAAAACGAAAAAGTAGATATGATTTATGAAGTAGTGAATCTTGATAAAGATGAAATGTATTTTTCAATAGGTGCACATCCGGCTTTTGCTACACCTGTTAGTGATGAAATTAAGCTAAGCGATTATTATCTGGAACTAAATGAAAAAGAAACAGCAGAAATTTATCAAAATGAAGGCGCATTATTAATCAGAGAGAAAAAAGAATATCTGAAAAATGAAAGTATAATAAATCTCGGAGAACATGTATTCGATGATGATGCAATTATTTTCAGAGGTCTGGATTCTAACGAAGTAACAATAAAATGTAAAAAAAGCAGCAGAGAATTAAAAGTAGAATATGATAAATTTCCTTATATAGCATTTTGGAGTGTGCCGAATGCACCATTTGTATGTATAGAGCCATGGTATGGTCAGTCTGATTTTGCTGATGCAAGCGGGGAACTTACAGAAAAAGAAGGAATAGAAAAGGTAAAAGACAGATTTACCGCGAAACTTTCTATATCTATGAAAGTATAA
- the smpB gene encoding SsrA-binding protein SmpB — MNIARNKKAFHDYFIEEKIEAGIELHGTEVKSIKNGKVSIKESFIRIIKNEVFIMNMHVSNYEFGNINNLPETRVRKLLLHRKEIEKLAGKIAEKGYTLIPLNIYTKNRLVKVEMALAKGKKLYDKRDDLKRKDQKRDIERSIKDFGR; from the coding sequence ATGAATATAGCACGAAACAAAAAAGCCTTTCATGATTATTTTATAGAAGAAAAAATTGAAGCAGGAATAGAGCTTCACGGAACAGAAGTAAAATCAATAAAAAACGGGAAAGTCAGCATAAAAGAAAGCTTTATAAGAATTATAAAAAATGAAGTTTTCATTATGAATATGCATGTAAGTAACTATGAATTCGGCAATATAAATAATCTTCCCGAGACAAGAGTACGTAAACTGCTTCTTCACAGAAAAGAGATAGAAAAGCTAGCAGGGAAAATAGCTGAAAAAGGATATACTCTGATCCCTTTGAATATATATACTAAGAACAGACTTGTCAAAGTGGAAATGGCTCTTGCTAAAGGTAAAAAACTTTATGATAAAAGAGATGACCTGAAAAGAAAAGACCAGAAGAGAGATATAGAAAGATCAATAAAAGATTTCGGCAGATAA
- the yqeK gene encoding bis(5'-nucleosyl)-tetraphosphatase (symmetrical) YqeK → MEMKKISEYVKTKLDEKRYNHTKRVVKKAKQLAKLYNAPIDKVKIGAYLHDIAKFYKLSDMVELVGDKYPEVNSDVYRNGQILHGFAAAEVAEKELGIDDEEILDAIRYHTIGKKDMSLTAKIVYLADAIEDDRDWLGVVKTRKLAEKNIDTAIIYELNQKIEYLIKKDSLIHPNTLTFRNDLLTKKKKEREKI, encoded by the coding sequence ATGGAAATGAAAAAGATAAGCGAATATGTAAAAACAAAGCTGGATGAAAAAAGATACAACCATACAAAAAGAGTAGTGAAAAAAGCCAAACAACTGGCTAAATTATATAATGCACCTATTGACAAAGTCAAAATAGGTGCATATTTACATGATATAGCTAAATTTTATAAGCTAAGCGATATGGTAGAACTGGTGGGAGATAAATATCCCGAAGTAAACAGTGATGTATACAGAAACGGGCAGATACTTCACGGATTTGCAGCGGCAGAAGTGGCAGAAAAAGAGCTTGGCATAGATGATGAGGAAATTCTGGATGCCATTAGATACCATACAATAGGTAAGAAGGATATGTCACTCACAGCTAAGATAGTGTATCTCGCAGATGCTATAGAAGATGACAGGGACTGGCTCGGAGTGGTAAAGACAAGGAAACTTGCCGAAAAAAATATAGATACAGCTATAATTTATGAATTAAACCAAAAGATAGAGTATCTTATAAAAAAGGATTCTCTGATACACCCTAATACACTGACTTTTAGAAATGATCTACTAACTAAAAAGAAAAAAGAGAGAGAAAAAATATGA
- a CDS encoding aldo/keto reductase family oxidoreductase translates to MKKIAVGKMFEGTEVSLGCMRMKALSVSDVENIVGVAMDQGITYFDHADIYGDGKSEEVFGEAAKNLGLKREDIILQTKCGIRKGFFDFSKEHIISSVEKSLKRLQADYVDVLLLHRPDTLVEPEEVAEAFDHLHQSGKVKYFGVSNHNPYQIELLQKFLDHKIVINQMQFGIMHTVMIDAGINVNMYNNDSVMRDGGTLDYCRLKDITIQAWSPYQYGFFEGVFLDNDKFSALNTVIDRIAKEKGVSNVTIATAWILRHPAKMQVVVGTMNTGRLKEIAKASNIELSREEWYEIYTAAGHVLP, encoded by the coding sequence ATGAAAAAAATTGCTGTTGGAAAGATGTTTGAAGGAACGGAAGTGTCTTTGGGATGTATGAGAATGAAGGCTCTTTCTGTTTCTGATGTGGAAAATATAGTTGGTGTAGCAATGGATCAGGGGATTACATATTTTGATCACGCAGATATTTACGGGGATGGTAAATCAGAGGAAGTATTCGGCGAGGCTGCAAAAAATCTCGGATTAAAAAGAGAAGATATAATACTTCAGACTAAATGCGGTATTAGAAAAGGCTTTTTTGATTTTTCCAAAGAACATATAATTTCATCTGTGGAAAAAAGTCTGAAAAGACTTCAGGCAGATTATGTAGATGTTTTACTTTTGCACAGACCAGATACTTTAGTGGAACCTGAAGAGGTGGCAGAAGCATTTGATCATCTGCATCAGAGCGGAAAGGTAAAATATTTCGGAGTAAGCAATCATAATCCATATCAGATAGAACTTCTTCAAAAATTTCTGGATCATAAAATAGTAATAAATCAGATGCAGTTTGGGATAATGCACACTGTTATGATAGATGCAGGTATAAATGTAAATATGTATAATAACGATTCTGTGATGAGAGACGGAGGAACACTTGATTACTGCAGATTAAAAGATATTACAATACAGGCATGGTCTCCTTATCAGTATGGTTTTTTTGAAGGCGTATTTCTGGATAATGATAAATTTTCTGCACTAAATACTGTAATAGACAGAATTGCAAAAGAAAAAGGGGTTTCAAATGTAACAATAGCAACTGCATGGATCTTAAGACATCCGGCAAAAATGCAGGTGGTAGTGGGAACTATGAATACAGGAAGACTAAAAGAAATAGCAAAAGCAAGCAATATAGAATTAAGCCGTGAGGAATGGTATGAAATCTATACTGCAGCAGGGCATGTATTGCCATAA
- the yajC gene encoding preprotein translocase subunit YajC, which yields MGAYVQYIYFLPLIVMIAIIFYSSNKRKKEQMKLMDSLKTGDKVVTIGGIKGTIARVNEEDNSVDIKIDNNAKITVIRSAIARKG from the coding sequence ATGGGAGCTTATGTTCAGTATATATATTTTTTACCATTAATTGTAATGATTGCTATAATTTTTTATTCAAGCAATAAGAGAAAAAAGGAACAGATGAAATTAATGGACAGCCTTAAAACAGGGGATAAAGTAGTAACAATAGGCGGAATAAAAGGAACAATCGCAAGAGTAAATGAAGAGGATAATTCAGTAGATATAAAGATCGACAATAATGCTAAAATAACAGTGATAAGATCAGCTATAGCTAGAAAAGGGTAA
- the dnaK gene encoding molecular chaperone DnaK, with protein MSKIIGIDLGTTNSCVAVMEGGSFTIIPNAEGGRTTPSVVNIKENGEIIVGEIAKRQAITNPESTVMSIKTYMGSNHKETIFGKDYTPQEISAMILKKLKKDAEGYLGTTIKEAVITVPAYFTDSQRQATKDAGVIAGLDVKRIINEPTAAALAYGLDKQKEEKVLVFDLGGGTFDVSILEIGDGVVEVLATSGNNHLGGDDFDKKVIDWLAEEFKKETGIDLRNDKMAVQRLKDAAEDAKKKLSTTLETTISLPFITMDQNGPKHLEKKLTRAAFDDLTKDLVEATKGPVKTALEDAGFTPKDIDEVLLVGGSTRIPAVQEWVKNFLGKEPNKSINPDEVVAAGAAIQGGVLMGDVKDVLLLDVTPLSLGIETAGGVFTKIIEKNTTIPTVKSQVFSTYQDNQEAVTINVLQGERARAADNHKLGEFNLDGIPAAPRGVPQIEVTFDIDANGIVHVTAKDKGTGKENQVTISGSSNLSKDDIEKMKKEAEAHEAEDKKFTELVEVRNQADQLISAVEKTIKENEDKLQGTEKEDMEKAIEELKGVKDSDNVEDIRAKIDGLSKAAEGFSTRIYQEAQANAAQNNEAQGGNDSNGSDDDVQDAEVVED; from the coding sequence ATGAGTAAAATAATAGGAATAGATTTAGGAACAACAAATTCATGTGTAGCAGTAATGGAAGGTGGAAGCTTTACTATTATACCTAATGCGGAAGGCGGAAGAACAACTCCTTCTGTAGTAAATATAAAAGAAAACGGAGAAATTATAGTAGGGGAAATAGCTAAAAGACAAGCTATTACAAATCCTGAATCTACTGTAATGTCAATAAAAACATACATGGGTTCAAACCATAAAGAAACTATCTTCGGAAAAGACTATACACCACAGGAAATATCAGCAATGATACTAAAAAAATTAAAAAAAGACGCGGAAGGATACTTGGGAACTACAATTAAAGAAGCAGTAATCACAGTTCCTGCATATTTTACAGATTCACAGAGACAGGCAACAAAAGATGCCGGAGTAATAGCCGGATTAGACGTAAAAAGAATTATAAACGAGCCTACAGCAGCAGCACTTGCTTATGGTCTTGACAAGCAAAAAGAAGAAAAAGTACTTGTATTTGACTTAGGTGGAGGTACATTTGACGTATCGATACTTGAAATTGGTGACGGAGTAGTAGAAGTATTGGCTACATCAGGAAATAACCACTTAGGTGGAGATGACTTTGATAAAAAAGTAATAGACTGGTTAGCTGAAGAATTCAAAAAAGAAACAGGAATTGATCTTAGAAATGATAAGATGGCAGTACAAAGATTAAAAGATGCAGCAGAAGATGCTAAGAAAAAATTATCTACAACATTGGAAACTACAATTTCTTTACCATTTATTACAATGGATCAAAACGGACCGAAACACTTGGAAAAGAAATTAACAAGAGCAGCATTTGATGATTTGACAAAAGATCTTGTGGAAGCTACAAAAGGTCCGGTTAAAACAGCTCTTGAAGATGCAGGATTCACTCCTAAAGACATAGATGAAGTATTACTTGTAGGAGGATCTACAAGAATACCGGCAGTTCAGGAATGGGTAAAGAATTTCCTTGGAAAAGAACCTAACAAAAGTATAAACCCTGATGAAGTAGTGGCGGCAGGAGCAGCAATACAGGGCGGAGTATTAATGGGAGATGTAAAAGACGTATTACTTCTTGATGTAACTCCGTTATCATTAGGAATTGAAACAGCAGGAGGAGTATTTACAAAGATTATAGAGAAAAATACTACAATTCCTACTGTAAAATCTCAAGTGTTTTCAACATATCAGGATAATCAGGAAGCTGTTACAATAAACGTATTACAGGGAGAAAGAGCAAGAGCAGCAGATAACCATAAATTAGGTGAGTTTAACCTTGACGGTATACCGGCAGCTCCAAGAGGAGTACCTCAGATAGAAGTAACTTTTGATATAGATGCAAATGGAATAGTACACGTTACTGCAAAAGATAAAGGAACAGGAAAAGAAAATCAGGTAACTATTTCAGGATCTTCTAACTTATCGAAAGATGATATAGAAAAAATGAAAAAAGAAGCAGAAGCGCATGAAGCAGAAGACAAGAAGTTTACAGAATTAGTAGAAGTAAGAAACCAGGCAGACCAGTTAATCTCAGCTGTGGAAAAAACTATTAAAGAAAATGAAGATAAACTTCAGGGAACAGAAAAAGAAGATATGGAAAAAGCAATAGAAGAATTAAAAGGTGTAAAAGATTCTGACAATGTAGAAGACATCAGAGCTAAAATAGACGGATTATCAAAAGCCGCAGAAGGGTTCTCTACAAGAATATATCAGGAAGCTCAGGCTAATGCTGCACAAAATAATGAAGCACAGGGCGGAAATGATTCAAACGGCAGTGATGATGACGTTCAGGATGCAGAAGTGGTAGAAGACTAA
- the dnaJ gene encoding molecular chaperone DnaJ, with the protein MAKRDYYEVLGVEKNATEQEIKKAYRKLAMKYHPDRNKDNKEAEEKFKEASEAYEILSDATKKAQYDQFGHGAFENGGAGAGGFSGGFSSASFDDLNDILGGMFGGGFGFGGGSGRQAAVQRGSDIRYSMDMTLEEIATGVEKEIKYRRKGKCTTCDGSGAEPGHKMNTCDKCNGSGQMRVQIRTIFGISTSIEPCDKCHGTGKIPEKECHVCHGSGTVRETTTKKIRIPAGVMNGMELNVPRAGDAGNNNGEYGNLRIRILEKKHPIFTRNETDIHCEIPVELTTAILGGEVEIPTLDGKTKIKIPEGTQSGKVFRLKDRGIPRLHSNYKGSEILEIKVEIPTGLSNKQKDLLKKFGDSLSDKNYKNSKSFFDKVKKFFGADA; encoded by the coding sequence ATGGCAAAAAGAGATTATTATGAGGTTTTGGGAGTAGAAAAAAATGCCACTGAACAAGAAATAAAAAAAGCCTATAGAAAACTGGCTATGAAATATCATCCTGACAGAAATAAGGACAACAAAGAAGCAGAAGAAAAGTTTAAGGAAGCCTCGGAAGCATACGAAATACTTTCTGATGCTACAAAAAAAGCACAATATGACCAGTTCGGGCATGGTGCATTTGAAAATGGCGGAGCAGGTGCAGGAGGATTTTCAGGTGGCTTTTCCAGTGCTTCTTTTGACGATCTTAATGATATACTTGGAGGTATGTTTGGAGGCGGTTTCGGATTTGGCGGAGGGTCTGGAAGACAGGCAGCTGTACAAAGAGGAAGTGATATTCGTTACAGTATGGATATGACACTTGAAGAGATAGCAACAGGTGTAGAAAAAGAGATAAAATACAGAAGAAAAGGAAAATGTACCACATGTGACGGTTCGGGAGCAGAACCGGGACATAAGATGAATACCTGTGATAAGTGTAATGGTTCAGGACAGATGAGAGTACAGATAAGAACGATTTTTGGAATAAGTACATCTATAGAACCGTGTGATAAATGTCACGGAACTGGTAAAATTCCTGAAAAAGAGTGTCATGTATGTCATGGAAGCGGAACAGTAAGAGAAACGACTACAAAAAAAATAAGAATTCCGGCAGGTGTAATGAACGGTATGGAATTAAATGTGCCGCGTGCAGGTGATGCCGGAAATAATAACGGAGAATACGGTAATCTGCGTATTCGTATATTGGAAAAGAAACATCCGATATTTACGAGAAATGAGACAGATATTCATTGTGAAATTCCTGTGGAATTAACAACTGCTATACTCGGCGGAGAAGTGGAAATACCTACGCTTGACGGGAAAACTAAAATAAAAATACCGGAAGGAACGCAAAGCGGGAAAGTATTCAGACTAAAAGACAGAGGAATACCAAGACTTCATTCAAATTATAAAGGATCTGAAATACTGGAAATAAAAGTAGAAATACCTACAGGACTAAGTAATAAGCAAAAAGATCTTCTGAAAAAATTCGGGGATTCTTTAAGCGACAAAAATTATAAAAATTCTAAGAGTTTTTTTGATAAAGTAAAGAAATTTTTCGGAGCAGATGCTTAA
- a CDS encoding beta-propeller fold lactonase family protein, with protein sequence MKREVYIGTYNNEKNSGIFRMSLDTETGEMSGLTQISKVLNPNYMVMNKEKKLIYSVLKDGDEGGVCVSKIADAAAPFSKILSNGHLPCHVNIDKNKSFLFSANYRTGAVKVYSLDENGSLNGVSSETNHNDLGLGETHPHYIGLTPDEKYLFVVDLGLDMIILYNYSNGELGEIFQKVLFKKGCGPRHIVFDNEGKYAYLITEYSTEIVTMKYSETEGLEITDYIKALGAGFENEGDGAAIRLSKDGTRLFSSSRKPGAVSMFEIDRETKKPVLLDTVSSYGEHTRDINIDEEGKVLIAANRFSNNLITFLVSEDGKKLVKSEYEMQIKEPTCVVF encoded by the coding sequence ATGAAAAGAGAAGTCTATATAGGTACATATAATAATGAGAAAAACAGCGGAATTTTCAGGATGAGTCTGGACACAGAAACAGGGGAGATGAGTGGACTTACACAGATTTCCAAAGTTTTGAATCCTAATTATATGGTTATGAATAAGGAGAAAAAGCTGATTTATTCGGTTTTAAAAGATGGTGATGAAGGAGGAGTCTGTGTATCCAAAATTGCAGATGCAGCAGCACCGTTTTCTAAAATTTTGTCAAACGGGCACCTGCCGTGTCATGTGAATATTGATAAGAATAAATCATTTTTGTTTTCTGCCAACTACAGAACCGGAGCGGTAAAAGTGTACAGTCTAGATGAAAACGGAAGTCTTAACGGGGTTTCTTCCGAAACAAATCATAATGATCTCGGTCTGGGGGAAACACATCCGCATTATATAGGGCTTACTCCTGATGAAAAGTATTTGTTTGTAGTGGATTTAGGTTTGGATATGATAATTTTATATAATTATTCCAATGGGGAACTCGGGGAGATTTTTCAGAAAGTATTATTTAAAAAAGGCTGCGGGCCAAGACACATAGTGTTTGATAATGAGGGAAAGTATGCGTATCTCATTACTGAATATTCCACAGAAATAGTAACTATGAAGTATTCTGAGACAGAGGGACTGGAAATAACTGATTATATCAAAGCTCTGGGAGCCGGATTTGAGAATGAAGGAGACGGCGCAGCCATTAGGCTTTCAAAGGATGGTACAAGGCTTTTTAGTTCAAGCAGAAAACCGGGGGCTGTATCAATGTTTGAGATAGACAGGGAAACAAAAAAGCCTGTTCTTTTGGATACAGTATCATCTTACGGGGAGCATACAAGAGATATAAACATCGATGAAGAAGGGAAAGTGCTTATAGCAGCGAACAGATTCTCGAATAATCTGATCACTTTTCTGGTATCGGAAGACGGGAAAAAACTCGTGAAGAGTGAATATGAAATGCAGATAAAAGAACCTACATGTGTGGTTTTTTAA
- the rnr gene encoding ribonuclease R, translating to MRELKDLKELLEHKSMTYNEIISSLGWSKKSRKKNKQLLEEWIDRGEILLVKSGKYTLPEKEGYIRGDISITTGKFGFLDLEGENSIFIPGPYLKGAMNGDTVLVRILKEAKAGKSREGEVYKIVERAKNVIIGVYQQNDNFGFVLPREAMGRDVYVSKKKVRGAKNGDLVAVKIYFWGDEDRKPEGEIISILGDPHDTEALINAILINNGISEEFSDEVEAELAKMEKLNAVDLNGRKDLRDLDIITIDGSDAKDLDDAVYVEKSSEGYRLIVSIADVSHYVKEKTKLDEEALKRGNSIYLVDRVIPMLPRKLSNDLCSLNPNEDKLTFSAEIHFDNSGKVVKNDFYKSVIKSKHRMTYSKVNEIIAESEEANAEYQDIKEMITEMLELSMLLREAKKRRGSIDFELPEIKVVLNDDKSVKDIELRKRGESERIIEDFMVAANEAVAEKLFWEEIPAIYRVHEDPDKEKIKTLNDTLIKFGYHLKNLEDIHPGKFQTIIEKTKDLDEGYLIHKLILRAMQRARYNNKNLGHFGLSSKFYLHFTSPIRRYSDLIVHRVLGKSLEKFIKEKEKEEMLSEYELISKHISKTERDADRMEEESIKIKLIEYMQDKVGEVFVARISGMNKSKIFMELENHVEVVYNIHGEQDDYMYDEENYKMINTHNGLEYTIGNTLKVFVTSASFEKMEIEVIPYKE from the coding sequence ATGAGAGAATTGAAAGATTTAAAAGAGCTTTTAGAGCATAAATCCATGACATATAATGAAATAATCAGCAGTCTTGGATGGTCTAAAAAAAGCAGGAAAAAAAATAAACAGCTTCTGGAAGAATGGATAGACAGAGGCGAAATACTTCTGGTAAAAAGCGGTAAATATACACTTCCTGAAAAAGAAGGGTATATAAGAGGAGATATTTCCATTACAACAGGGAAATTCGGCTTTTTGGATCTGGAAGGAGAAAACAGTATATTTATTCCCGGGCCGTATTTGAAAGGAGCAATGAACGGTGATACCGTTCTTGTGAGAATTTTGAAAGAGGCAAAGGCAGGAAAGAGCAGAGAAGGCGAAGTATACAAAATAGTAGAAAGAGCCAAAAATGTAATAATCGGAGTTTATCAGCAAAATGATAATTTTGGTTTTGTTCTGCCTAGAGAAGCAATGGGAAGAGATGTTTATGTAAGTAAGAAAAAAGTAAGAGGAGCCAAAAACGGTGACCTTGTTGCAGTAAAAATTTACTTCTGGGGAGATGAGGACAGAAAGCCGGAAGGTGAAATAATAAGTATCCTTGGTGATCCTCATGATACAGAAGCCCTTATAAATGCTATTCTTATTAATAACGGAATAAGCGAGGAATTTTCTGATGAAGTAGAAGCAGAATTGGCAAAAATGGAGAAATTAAATGCTGTTGATCTGAACGGGAGAAAGGATCTTAGGGATCTGGACATTATTACCATAGACGGTTCTGATGCAAAAGACCTTGATGATGCTGTTTATGTGGAGAAGTCATCTGAAGGATACAGACTGATAGTAAGTATAGCGGATGTTTCCCACTATGTAAAAGAAAAAACAAAGCTGGATGAAGAGGCATTGAAAAGAGGGAACTCGATATACCTTGTGGACAGAGTAATACCAATGCTCCCGAGAAAGCTTTCGAATGATTTGTGTTCGCTTAATCCAAATGAGGATAAGCTGACTTTTTCAGCTGAAATACACTTTGATAACAGCGGAAAAGTAGTGAAAAATGATTTTTATAAGTCAGTAATCAAATCAAAGCACAGAATGACATACTCGAAAGTAAATGAAATCATAGCAGAGTCAGAAGAAGCAAATGCAGAATATCAGGATATAAAAGAAATGATTACTGAAATGCTTGAATTATCAATGCTTTTGAGAGAGGCAAAGAAAAGAAGAGGAAGTATAGATTTTGAGCTTCCTGAGATAAAAGTAGTATTAAATGATGACAAAAGCGTGAAAGATATAGAATTGAGAAAAAGAGGAGAATCTGAAAGAATAATTGAAGATTTCATGGTTGCAGCAAATGAGGCTGTAGCGGAAAAGTTATTCTGGGAAGAAATTCCGGCTATATACAGAGTCCACGAAGATCCTGACAAGGAAAAGATAAAAACTCTGAATGACACATTGATAAAATTCGGATATCACCTGAAAAATCTGGAAGACATACATCCTGGAAAATTTCAGACTATAATAGAGAAAACAAAGGATCTTGACGAAGGGTATCTGATACATAAGCTGATTTTACGAGCTATGCAGAGAGCCAGATATAACAACAAAAATCTTGGACACTTTGGGTTATCATCAAAATTTTATCTGCATTTTACATCGCCGATAAGAAGATATTCAGATTTGATAGTGCACAGGGTACTTGGCAAGTCGCTTGAGAAATTTATAAAAGAAAAGGAAAAAGAAGAAATGCTTTCTGAATATGAATTGATTTCCAAGCATATTTCCAAAACTGAAAGAGATGCAGACAGAATGGAAGAGGAAAGTATAAAAATAAAATTAATTGAGTACATGCAGGATAAAGTCGGAGAAGTATTTGTGGCAAGAATAAGCGGAATGAATAAAAGCAAGATATTTATGGAACTGGAAAATCATGTTGAAGTGGTTTATAATATACATGGAGAACAAGACGACTATATGTATGATGAAGAAAACTACAAAATGATAAATACGCATAATGGTCTGGAGTATACAATAGGAAACACGTTAAAAGTATTTGTAACCAGTGCAAGTTTTGAGAAAATGGAAATAGAAGTAATTCCATATAAGGAATAA
- a CDS encoding N-acetylmuramoyl-L-alanine amidase, which yields MKKIVILMSIILFSFTLLGETLDRTTYKSGTYSIFFKEKKVPQYKTRYDKGQDALVIEFSNSTISKTVPNTLNINDKFVDTVAMSTLNNTVSTTIYLARGVDYKVAVFGGELRVTFTKATAAKKKYTIIVDAGHGGKDSGATGNGYREKDIALDVARYLASELRNDYKVILTRDSDVFIPLGERADIGNDANADFFISIHLNSASNSSGNGAEVFYYSKKESSYAAEVAKFENSVDSKYGVTEPVSDFILNDIFYRANQQKSAAVATDVLDNMVGDIGLRKRGVFGANFAVLRGSKSPSILVEIGFISNSGDMSYFGNDYYKRVVAKSIAEGVRKHFY from the coding sequence ATGAAAAAAATAGTTATATTAATGTCAATTATTTTATTTAGTTTTACTCTGTTAGGTGAAACTTTAGACAGAACTACATATAAATCAGGAACTTATTCTATATTCTTTAAAGAAAAAAAAGTTCCGCAGTATAAGACCAGATATGATAAAGGACAGGATGCATTAGTAATAGAGTTTTCTAATTCAACAATAAGTAAAACAGTGCCAAATACACTGAATATAAATGATAAATTCGTAGATACAGTGGCTATGAGCACATTGAACAATACAGTCAGTACGACAATATACCTTGCAAGAGGGGTAGACTACAAAGTAGCAGTTTTCGGAGGAGAATTAAGAGTTACCTTCACTAAGGCGACAGCAGCAAAGAAAAAATATACTATAATAGTAGATGCCGGCCATGGAGGAAAAGATTCAGGTGCAACCGGGAACGGATACAGAGAAAAAGATATAGCGCTGGATGTGGCAAGATATTTGGCAAGTGAATTAAGAAACGACTATAAAGTAATTTTGACAAGAGACAGCGATGTATTTATACCGCTTGGTGAAAGAGCAGATATAGGTAATGATGCCAATGCTGACTTCTTTATAAGTATTCATTTAAATTCCGCTTCAAACAGCTCAGGTAACGGAGCAGAAGTATTCTATTACTCAAAAAAAGAATCATCATATGCAGCTGAAGTAGCAAAATTTGAGAATAGTGTGGATTCTAAATACGGAGTAACAGAGCCTGTATCGGATTTTATTTTAAACGATATATTTTACAGGGCTAATCAGCAGAAAAGTGCTGCAGTAGCTACAGATGTTCTGGATAATATGGTTGGTGATATAGGACTGAGAAAAAGAGGTGTCTTCGGAGCTAATTTTGCGGTATTAAGAGGAAGCAAGTCTCCTTCAATACTGGTAGAAATAGGATTTATATCTAATTCCGGAGATATGTCATATTTTGGGAATGATTATTATAAAAGGGTAGTAGCTAAATCTATAGCTGAAGGTGTCAGAAAACACTTTTATTAG